The Mesobacillus boroniphilus region ATCCCCTTCTCGCTTGAGAGGGGGATTTTTTCATTTTATGGGAATGGAAAGGCGCGTCCTTTGATATAATTAGGTAAAATTACCCTATGATGGAGTTGATGCTTTGCTGGGCATAATAGTACAACTATTGATATCATGGATTTTACTTCGTGTTTTTTACAGGGAAAACCTTAATGTATTAGGTATCACACCAAGTAAATCAAGAATGTCCCAATTTGCTCTGGGGTTCATTTTTACCGCATCACTTTGCACATTGATACAGCTGCTCGATTCTGCACTAACAAATACGGACTGGAAGTTGAATGAACATCTAACTGTCCTTGGCACATTAAACTTCTTCTGGTGGAATGTTAAGTCTGTTGTCTTTGAGGAGTTGATTTTTAGAGGAGCACTTCTCTATATCTCTATCCGAAAATGGGGAGCGAGGACAGGAATTTTATTATCCGCAAGTGCCTTTGGAGTCTACCACTGGTTTACTTTTGGCGTATTAGGAAATATAGTTTTAATGCTTGTTGTGTTCCTGATGACATCGATTTCTGGATTAGTTTGGGCGTATGCATTTGAAAAAACAAAATCAATGATGCTCCCAATTGGTCTGCATTTAGGATGGAACTTTGTTTTTAACTCTGTTTTTTCAAAAGGACCCTTGGGCCAACAAATACTAATCCTTCAACCTGATCAGAATTACATCCAACTTTCAAACGAGCTCTCCTTCTTCGTACAATTCCTGCTGCCAAATTTAATTGTACCCGCTCTCACATTTTTCTATATAAAATTCATGATGAAAAAGAATGCAAAGAAACCCCTGTAATCAGGGGTTTCTTTGTGTTTTTTTTATGGTTATGCCTCAGTAGGACATTTTCCTAATTATAAAAATTTTTCAGAAAAATTTAACAAAATAGTTGCAATATAAATCGTCTGTTATATAATACAAATTAGAGGTATTGATACTGTACTATAACAAAATACTTAAAAACAAAAGCGGGAGGAATATTTAAATGACTCAAGATCGTGTAAAGCAATTGCAGGAAAGCTGGGAATTGGATAGCAGATGGGCTGGAGTAGAAAGGACTTATACAGCGGAGGATGTCATCAAGCTTCGCGGTTCGATTGATATCGAGTATACACTGGCACGCCGCGGTGCGGAGAAGCTTTGGAAGCTAGTGAATGAAGAGGATTTCGTCAATGCACTTGGCGCTCTTACAGGCAACCAAGCGGTCCAGCAGGTAAAAGCAGGACTGAAGGCAATTTATTTGAGCGGCTGGCAGGTTGCAGCGGACGCTAACCTTTCAGGGAA contains the following coding sequences:
- a CDS encoding CPBP family intramembrane glutamic endopeptidase — protein: MLGIIVQLLISWILLRVFYRENLNVLGITPSKSRMSQFALGFIFTASLCTLIQLLDSALTNTDWKLNEHLTVLGTLNFFWWNVKSVVFEELIFRGALLYISIRKWGARTGILLSASAFGVYHWFTFGVLGNIVLMLVVFLMTSISGLVWAYAFEKTKSMMLPIGLHLGWNFVFNSVFSKGPLGQQILILQPDQNYIQLSNELSFFVQFLLPNLIVPALTFFYIKFMMKKNAKKPL